One window from the genome of Populus alba chromosome 15, ASM523922v2, whole genome shotgun sequence encodes:
- the LOC118057292 gene encoding probable pre-mRNA-splicing factor ATP-dependent RNA helicase DEAH5 yields the protein MATAAENDAGLKKLEYLSLVSKVCSELETHLGFGDKILAEFITELGRSCETVDEFDAKLKENGAEMPDYFVRTLLTIIHAILPPKAEKEGKKDKENDGSGKDSKFKALSIKDSRDRVKEIDRELEIEAEEKSRRENEDMHRERDNDGRHRERDRRERDRDRERDRDRDRERERDMYDRYDRRRDRGRRRDGHDIEDGEGERERRNGRHGYGGGNSNEPELYGVYKGRVSRVMDTGCFVQLSDFRGKEGLVHVSQIATRRVGNAKDVVKRDQEVYVKVISVSGNKLSLSMRDVDQNSGKDLLPLKKRDDEEDGFRSNALGLSKELPVTRTGLSGIRIVEEEDTGPSRRPLKRMSSPEKWEAKQLIASGVLSVQEYPMYDEEIDGLIYQEEGVEEELEIEMNEDEPAFLQGQTRYSVDMSPVKIFKNPEGSLSRAAALQSALIKERREVREQQQRTMLDSIPKDLNRPWEDPMPETGERHLAQELRGVGLSAYDMPEWKKDAFGKALTFGQRSKLSIQEQRQSLPIYKLKKELIQAVHDNQVLVVIGETGSGKTTQVTQYLAEAGYTTRGKIGCTQPRRVAAMSVAKRVAEEFGCRLGEEVGYAIRFEDCTGPDTVIKYMTDGMLLREILIDENLSQYSVIMLDEAHERTIHTDVLFGLLKKLVKRRPDLRLIVTSATLDAEKFSGYFFNCNIFTIPGRTFPVEILYTKQPESDYLDASLITVLQIHLTEPEGDILLFLTGQEEIDFACQSLYERMKGLGKNVPELIILPVYSALPSEMQSRIFDPAPPGKRKVVVATNIAEASLTIDGIFYVIDPGFAKQNVYNPKQGLDSLVITPISQASAKQRAGRAGRTGPGKCYRLYTESAYRNEMSPTSIPEIQRINLGFTTLTMKAMGINDLLSFDFMDPPSPQALISAMEQLYSLGALDEEGLLTKLGRKMAEFPLDPPLSKMLLASVDLGCSDEILTMIAMIQTGNIFYRPREKQAQADQKRAKFFQPEGDHLTLLAVYEAWKAKNFSGPWCFENFVQSRSLRRAQDVRKQLLSIMDKYKLDVVSAGKNFTKIRKAITAGFFFHAARKDPQEGYRTLVENQPVYIHPSSALFQRQPDWVIYHELVMTTKEYMREVTVIDPKWLVELAPRFFKVSDPTKMSKRKRQERIEPLYDRYHEPNSWRLSKRRA from the exons ATGGCAACCGCAGCAGAAAACGACGCCGGATTGAAGAAGCTCGAGTACCTCTCCCTCGTCTCCAAGGTCTGCAGCGAACTCGAAACTCACTTGGGGTTTGGAGATAAGATCTTAGCTGAGTTCATCACCGAGTTAGGTCGGAGTTGCGAAACAGTAGATGAGTTCGATGCGAAGCTGAAGGAAAATGGAGCTGAAATGCCTGATTACTTTGTTCGGACATTGCTGACGATTATTCACGCGATTTTGCCGCCGAAAGCGGAGAAGGAGGGGAAGAAAGATAAGGAGAATGATGGGTCAGGTAAAGATTCTAAATTTAAAGCTCTCTCGATTAAAGATAGTAGAGACAGAGTGAAAGAAATTGATAGGGAATTGGAAATTGAAGCTGAAGAGAAAAGTAGAAGAGAGAATGAAGACATGCATAGAGAAAGAGATAACGATGGTAGacatagagagagagataggagagagagagatagggaTAGAGAGAGGGATAGGgatagagatagagagagagaaagagatatGTATGATAGATATGATAGGAGGAGAGATAGAGGAAGAAGGAGAGATGGACATGATATAGAGGATGGTGAAGGTGAGAGGGAGAGAAGGAATGGGAGACATGGGTATGGTGGTGGTAATAGTAATGAGCCGGAATTGTATGGGGTTTATAAGGGGAGGGTGTCGAGGGTGATGGATACAGGTTGTTTTGTCCAGTTGAGTGATTTTAGGGGGAAGGAGGGTTTGGTTCATGTTTCGCAGATTGCAACTAGGAGAGTTGGGAATGCAAAGGACGTGGTTAAGAGGGACCAGGAAGTTTATGTTAAGGTGATTTCAGTCTCAGGGAACAAGCTGAGTCTTTCGATGAGGGATGTTGATCAGAATAGTGGGAAAGATTTGCTTCCATTGAAGAAGAGGGATGATGAGGAGGATGGTTTTAGGAGCAATGCTTTGGGTTTGTCTAAGGAGCTGCCGGTGACGAGGACAGGGTTGTCAGGGATTAGGattgtggaggaggaggatacTGGTCCGTCACGGAGACCTTTAAAGAGAATGAGCTCGCCAGAGAAGTGGGAAGCAAAACAGTTGATTGCTTCGGGGGTTTTGAGTGTGCAAGAGTACCCCATGTATGATGAGGAAATAGATGGGTTGATTTATCAAGAAGAGGGAGTTGAGGAAGAGCTTGAGATTGAGATGAATGAGGACGAGCCTGCATTTTTGCAAGGGCAGACTAGGTATTCTGTTGATATGTCACCAGTTAAGATTTTTAAGAATCCTGAAGGTTCATTGAGTCGTGCGGCTGCTCTTCAGTCTGCACTTATAAAGGAGAGAAGAGAAGTGAGGGAGCAGCAGCAGAGGACTATGCTTGATTCAATACCAAAGGATCTTAATCGTCCTTGGGAAGACCCAATGCCCGAGACTGGCGAGAGGCATCTTGCCCAGGAGCTGCGTGGTGTTGGCTTATCTGCTTATGACATGCCTGAATGGAAGAAGGATGCATTTGGGAAAGCACTGACATTTGGGCAGCGATCCAAGTTATCTATCCAGGAACAGAGGCAGAGCTTGCCAATttacaaattgaaaaaagagtTAATTCAGGCTGTCCATGACAATCAGGTTCTGGTGGTTATTGGTGAGACAGGTTCAGGTAAGACTACTCAGGTGACACAGTATCTTGCTGAGGCAGGTTATACCACTAGGGGTAAGATTGGATGTACTCAGCCTCGTAGGGTGGCTGCTATGTCTGTAGCCAAGAGGGTGGCTGAAGAGTTTGGCTGTCGTTTAGGTGAGGAAGTTGGCTATGCTATTCGTTTTGAGGATTGCACTGGACCAGATACTGTAATCAAGTATATGACAGATGGTATGCTGCTTAGGGAGATTCTGATTGATGAGAACCTTTCTCAGTACTCGGTGATAATGCTAGATGAAGCTCATGAGAGGACCATTCACACTGATGTCCTTTTCGGGTTGCTCAAGAAACTTGTGAAGAGAAGACCTGATCTTCGCTTGATTGTCACATCAGCCACACTGGACGCGGAGAAATTTTCAGGGTATTTCTTCAACTGTAACATATTCACGATTCCTGGGAGAACATTTCCCGTGGAGATATTGTACACCAAACAGCCAGAAAGTGACTACTTAGATGCATCTCTGATTACTGTCTTGCAAATCCACTTGACTGAACCTGAAGGTGACATACTTCTATTCTTGACAGGCCAGGAGGAGATTGATTTTGCATGTCAATCTCTTTATGAGAGGATGAAAGGATTAGGAAAAAATGTTCCTGAATTGATCATTCTGCCTGTTTATAGTGCTCTTCCTAGTGAAATGCAGTCAAGAATCTTTGATCCTGCCCCACCTGGAAAGAGGAAGGTGGTTGTGGCAACTAATATTGCTGAAGCCTCTTTGACGATTGAtggaattttttatgttattgatcCTGGGTTTGCCAAGCAGAACGTGTATAATCCAAAGCAAGGGCTCGATTCTCTAGTTATAACACCAATTTCACAAGCATCTGCCAAGCAACGAGCTGGACGTGCTGGGCGTACTGGGCCTGGAAAATGTTACCGTCTCTACACAGAAAGTGCATACCGCAATGAGATGTCTCCCACCTCAATTCCAGAAATCCAAAGAATTAATCTTGGATTCACTACGCTTACAATGAAGGCTATGGGAATTAATGACCTattgtcttttgattttatggATCCACCTTCACCGCAGGCCCTGATTTCTGCCATGGAACAGCTATACAGCCTTGGAGCTCTGGATGAGGAAGGACTTCTGACCAAACTAGGGAGGAAAATGGCAGAATTTCCTCTGGATCCACCATTGTCTAAAATGTTGCTGGCTAGTGTAGACCTCGGGTGCAGTGATGAGATTTTGACTATGATTGCCATGATCCAAACTGGTAACATCTTTTACAGACCTAGAGAAAAACAAGCTCAGGCTGATCAGAAGAGGGCCAAGTTTTTCCAGCCCGAAGGAGACCATCTGACTTTGCTTGCTGTATACGAGGCTTGGAAAGCCAAGAACTTTTCAGGACCTTGGTGTTTTGAGAACTTTGTCCAATCTCGATCCTTGAGGAGAGCACAGGATGTCAGAAAACAGCTTCTAAGCATCATGGATAA GTACAAATTAGATGTTGTTAGTGCTGGGAAGAATTTTACCAAGATAAGGAAAGCGATTACAGCTGGATTCTTTTTCCATGCAGCTAGAAAGGACCCACAGGAGGGTTATAGGACTTTGGTTGAGAACCAGCCAGTTTATATCCACCCCAGCAGTGCTCTTTTCCAGAGACAACCAGACTGGGTCATCTACCATGAGCTGGTAATGACTACAAAAGAGTATATGCGCGAGGTCACGGTTATAGATCCCAAATGGCTTGTGGAGCTAGCTCCCAGGTTCTTTAAAGTATCAGATCCTACAAAAATGAGCAAGCGAAAGCGTCAAGAACGCATTGAACCTCTCTACGATAGATACCACGAACCTAATTCATGGCGTTTGAGTAAAAGGCGAGCTTAA
- the LOC118057226 gene encoding uncharacterized protein, with protein sequence MEMQGLAGICVGLGTPEEDDNGNRIGYTKGANCLDNLKDLLRFLRRDDPQTRGVFKQVCKWNTVGKDLIPIIQYCQDDRNLVLNAVKVLVFLTMPIEPSSSDIWLQVEYLWGLKAAITLSGTIPVVVSLLEGPLENLDREAFTEDDWKLVQLVLTLFRNVLAVHDFSMLLKVGESASQFLSLRDRFLELLFHENVMDIILVITQNIKGSCSYFLHDNLLLLEIFHYIFMGQEPGLIVNAGLKDFKVCGSSTSLDILKSIMKEEEQNKMKLSRQRNVVRHSQFSGTFTRLTMDGSKAVCLGNPSSASQILLKPHKAQKGPSKKIFWDHGRLPSMKDNILELLHDFLNQFLSGGYNDLMELIREDIEKEHHAIQNSDIVVFFQVAQFVTSFQYHKYITSKPNMEKDNSQAFSDEYADNTSFKGGICGPIAASMNESMFLLVISRWKNAFEGLKVTHDYKFLSAAGALMRIMIRMLDLVLKLLPGDSKEPLTARILLYKLFYDQTDQGMTQFLLSLIKSFDTHKQTKSDLSDLVEMIHVLVRLMENLQTRGTLRVSKKSRRSRKKKTLSDKKENGNEQCNVEAAIEDPTALSNSEQSTVLQKKSPEIATSGDQENINVDVLEKPEISVPVMENLGSNMQMENKKIDIDDLSCSSDDSSGDEQPAENYEVDFKVSTFISSLANHSIIQNLCWLLRFYKNNSVSTNHYIVCMLQRITDDLDLSPMLYQLSLLTTFYEILEEQKSCPCKEYANIVDFLTSLVRRMLRKMKNQPLLFVEVLFWKSRKECHYINAEYMLHELGHLKKESAGWGNASANEDIGSSQGKRWAPRSIADALGEDEADVVIPHEPGYQNGGDAPEHESVSVPRRKRRFVLTDEMEMKIKDLYEKFKDDENCSHLIAESLDPDGQVSRAQVINKLKQLGLKVALKKRKRSVGRPFSTNPDQLGENGEIIEKESNLHNSIDLEGSLPRLSTRKRVRAFNKDQEEMIKALFEQFKDHRRCSYMIANALGSDNSFTAAQVSRKLKQLGLRAPRQKQSETDMHLRDEELNGFSVGGQDSDDETLLSLKNRSKNKDDGGLFGDELPSQVIEGASSDSDDELLCSILKPKNNAGDRMIAGKQNNEGEISDNSDKEILSSKINKTKKLLSKAKGKELRTSSTESEMPDEDAGNESLNDLERRDRGSESTGQDVVGIDEDIVLDHVSKEGASEAEATNSRSGKSTGVSPVNYVDDIPDQQMDDALEDLEDAAASDTVMTSARLKRKLRMVVDLEDDDDD encoded by the exons atgGAAATGCAAGGTTTAGCCGGTATCTGCGTCGGTCTAGGCACCCCTGAAGAAGACGACAACGGAAATCGAATTGGTTACACTAAAGGCGCTAACTGCTTAG ataatttaaaagatttgtTGAGATTCTTAAGGCGCGATGATCCACAAACGCGAGGAGTATTCAAACAAGTGTGTAAATGGAATACTGTGGGGAAAGATTTAATACCGATTATTCAGTATTGTCAAGATGATCGTAATTTGGTCTTAAATGCAG TTAAGGTTCTAGTTTTTCTTACTATGCCAATTGAGCCGTCTTCGAGTGATATATGGCTACAAGTGGAGTATTTATGGGGTTTGAAGGCTGCAATTACGCTTAGTGGTACGATTCCAGTGGTTGTTTCGCTTCTTGAAGGCCCATTGGAGAATTTGGACCG TGAGGCGTTTACTGAGGATGACTGGAAATTGGTTCAGTTGGTGCTGACATTGTTTAGAAACGTTCTAGCAGTTCATGATTTTTCAATGTTGCTGAAAGTTGGGGAATCAGCAAGTCAGTTTTTGTCTCTAAGGgataggtttttggagcttTTGTTCCATGAGAATGTAATGGACATCATTCTAGTTATAACTCAGAATATAAAGGGTTCATGCAGTTATTTTCTTCATGATAACTTGCTTTTATTAGAAATTTTCCATTACATTTTCATGGGTCAAGAGCCAGGGTTGATTGTTAATGCCGGTCTAAAGGATTTCAAG GTTTGTGGAAGCAGCACTTCTCTTGACATCCTCAAGTCCattatgaaagaagaagaacaaaacaaaatgaagcttTCTAGACAACGAAACGTGGTCCGTCATTCACAATTTAGTGGAACCTTTACCCGGCTTACCATG GATGGTTCTAAAGCAGTATGCTTAGGAAACCCTAGTTCTGCTTCTCAGATTCTACTTAAACCTCATAAAGCTCAAAAGGGTCCCAGTAAAAAGATTTTTTGGGACCATGGGAGATTACCTTCAATGAAGGATAATATTTTGGAGTTACTGCATGATTTTCTGAACCAGTTTCTATCAGGGGGTTACAATG ATTTGATGGAGTTGATCCGTGAAGATATCGAGAAGGAGCATCATGCAATTCAAAACAGTGacattgttgttttctttcagGTTGCTCAGTTTGTTACTTCTTTTCAATATCACAAGTATATTACTTCCAAG CCAAATATGGAAAAAGACAATTCTCAAGCCTTCTCTGATGAGTATGCTGATAACACATCATTCAAAGGAGGTATATGTGGACCCATTGCAGCATCAATGAACGAATCAATGTTTCTACTAGTCATTTCAAGATGGAAAAATGCTTTTGAAGGCTTGAAGGTGACACATGATTATAAGTTTCTGTCTGCAGCTGGTGCTCTTATGAGAATTATG ATTCGCATGTTAGATTTGGTGCTTAAGTTACTGCCAGGAGATTCTAAGGAGCCTTTAACAGCTCGCATCCTGCTTTACAAGTTGTTCTATGATCAGACTGATCAAGGAATGACTCAGTTCCTCCTGAGCCTGATCAAATCATTTGACACACACAAGCAAACCAAAAG TGATCTTTCAGATCTGGTAGAAATGATTCATGTACTTGTAAGGCTGATGGAGAATCTTCAAACACGTGGCACCTTGAGA GTTTCTAAGAAGTCGAGGAGAagtagaaagaagaaaacattgagTGACAAGAAGGAAAATGGAAATGAACAGTGTAATGTTGAAGCCGCTATTGAGGATCCCACTGCTCTGTCTAATAGTGAACAATCAACTGTTTTGCAAAAGAAAAGCCCAGAAATTGCAACTTCTGGTGACCAAGAAAACATAAATGTTGATGTTCTTGAAAAGCCTGAAATATCTGTACCAGTGATGGAGAATCTTGGCAGCAATATGCAGATGGagaataaaaagattgatattGATGATCTTTCTTGCAGCTCTGATGATTCTTCAGGCGATGAGCAACCTGCTGAAAATTATGAAGTTGATTTTAAAGTCTCTACTTTTATATCATCTTTGGCAAACCACAGCATTATTCAGAATTTGTGCTGGCTACTTAGGTTCTATAAGAACAATTCTGTCAGCACAAATCACTACATAGTATGCATGTTGCAGAGAATCACTGATGATTTGGATCTCTCTCCAATGCTATATCAG TTATCGCTGCTCACGACATTCTATGAGATTCTGGAAGAGCAAAAGTCATGTCCATGCAAGGAATAtgcaaatattgttgatttcctTACGAGTTTGGTTAGAAGAATgctaagaaaaatgaagaatcaGCCCCTTCTTTTTGTTGAAGTTCTCTTTTGGAAATCCCGAAAAGAATGCCATTACATTAATGCTGAATATATGTTGCATGAGCTTGGTCATTTGAAGAAAGAAAGTGCAGGCTGGGGAAATGCTTCAGCAAACGAAGATATTGGGTCATCACAGGGGAAGAGATGGGCTCCCAGAAGCATAGCAGATGCACTGGGTGAGGATGAAGCAGATGTTGTGATCCCTCATGAACCGGGATATCAGAA TGGAGGAGATGCTCCAGAACATGAAAGTGTAAGTGTTCCTAGGAGGAAGAGAAGATTTGTTCTGACAGACGAGATggagatgaaaataaaagatcTGTATGAGAA ATTCAAAGATGATGAGAATTGCAGTCATTTGATTGCGGAATCCTTAGATCCTGATGGTCAAGTTTCACGAGCACAAGTTATCAACAAGCTCAAGCAGCTAGGATTGAAAGTTGCATTGAAGAAAAGGAAGCGCTCTGTTGGTAGACCATTTTCTACTAATCCTGATCAACTTGGTGAGAATGGAGagataattgaaaaggaaagcaatcttcacaattcaattgatttagAAGGAAGTTTGCCAAGGCT GAGCACTAGGAAAAGAGTGAGGGCCTTCAACAAAGATCAGGAGGAAATGATTAAAGCATTATTTGAGCA GTTCAAAGACCATCGAAGATGCAGCTATATGATTGCAAATGCACTGGGATCTGATAATTCATTCACAGCTGCCCAAGTGTCCAGAAAACTCAAGCAACTTGGTTTACGTGCTCCTCGGCAGAAGCAGTCTGAGACAGATATGCATCTCAGAGACGAGGAACTGAATGGCTTTTCTGTTGGAGGACAAGATTCTGATGATGAAACATTGTTATCGTTAAAAAATAG GAGTAAAAACAAGGATGATGGTGGATTATTTGGTGATGAGTTGCCAAGCCAGGTCATTGAAGGAGCATCTAGTGATTCTGATGATGAACTCCTATGCTCTATTCTCAa GCCTAAAAACAATGCTGGTGATAGAATGATTGCTGGGAAACAGAATAACGAAGGAGAGATTTCTGACAATTCTGATAAAGAAATCTTGAGCTCTAAAATCAA TAAAACCAAGAAGCTCCTTTCGAAGGCAAAAGGTAAAGAGCTCAGAACTTCTTCCACTGAGAGTGAAATGCCTGATGAAGATGCCGGGAATGAATCTCTTAACGATCTAGAACGAAG GGACAGAGGCAGCGAGTCCACTGGGCAGGATGTTGTAGGGATTGACGAGGATATTGTTCTTGACCATGTCAGCAAGGAAGGCGCTTCAGAAGCTGAAGCAACTAACAGCAGAAGTGGGAAATCAACAGGGGTTTCACCAGTCAATTATGTAGATGATATACCAGATCAACAAATGGATGATGCATTGGAAGATTTGGAGGATGCTGCAGCTTCTGATACAGTAATGACAAGTGCCAGACTTAAAAGGAAGTTGAGGATGGTAGTTGATCtcgaggatgatgatgatgattaa